A stretch of the Haloplanus aerogenes genome encodes the following:
- a CDS encoding geranylgeranylglyceryl/heptaprenylglyceryl phosphate synthase yields MVERSVSQWIHSIAEGVTSSVEQAGVFDANPVPRSWTHVTKLDPEPAKRLPILYPAYLAHTDAVSVGGSTGVTATTTEETFDLLEFASVPAIHEPSAPRHVTDTTLSESAFLAVPEVLNGTSEALVGTLGEAIEGLREDLIATQLDDHLPSWLSDVIRPYVTPVLSAQVLNRALFEAYIIQNPDSAAAREAGVTDADVLSPTAARQRAVTADCHLRSEIIYVEYSGTYGGEAATDVIEAVAPALNWARLWYGGGLRTREHARAVRAAGADAVVVGDVFHDIADEEVDLYRRLDAESSVGAEPTTARIEAWLDDTITVADTAAAQYLSTTAVDAPVDRARTLLATGLALCRRLETALASDASSPSRVRRQLDTSLDAVVDSPPDRSFLTALASGVLAPDTPSALPVTHLSIGAMDWSA; encoded by the coding sequence ATGGTCGAGCGGTCGGTGTCGCAGTGGATTCATTCGATTGCCGAGGGCGTCACGAGCAGCGTGGAGCAGGCGGGCGTGTTCGACGCGAACCCAGTTCCCCGTTCGTGGACGCACGTCACGAAACTCGACCCCGAACCGGCGAAACGGCTCCCGATCCTGTATCCCGCGTATCTCGCCCACACCGACGCCGTCTCGGTCGGCGGGTCGACCGGCGTCACCGCGACCACCACGGAGGAGACGTTCGACCTCCTCGAGTTCGCGTCGGTGCCCGCGATCCACGAACCGAGCGCGCCGAGGCACGTCACCGACACGACGCTGTCCGAGTCGGCCTTTCTCGCCGTGCCCGAGGTGCTGAACGGAACCTCCGAGGCGCTCGTGGGCACGCTCGGGGAGGCGATCGAGGGACTTCGTGAGGACCTGATCGCGACGCAACTCGACGACCACCTACCGTCGTGGCTGAGCGACGTGATCCGACCGTACGTGACGCCAGTCCTGTCCGCACAGGTCCTGAACCGCGCCCTGTTCGAGGCGTACATCATCCAGAACCCCGACAGTGCGGCGGCGCGGGAAGCAGGCGTGACCGACGCGGACGTGCTCTCGCCCACGGCGGCCCGGCAGCGCGCCGTCACCGCCGACTGCCACCTGCGGAGCGAGATCATCTACGTCGAGTACTCGGGCACGTACGGCGGCGAGGCGGCGACCGACGTGATCGAGGCGGTGGCGCCCGCACTCAACTGGGCACGGCTCTGGTACGGCGGCGGGCTGCGAACCCGCGAACACGCCCGCGCGGTGCGAGCGGCGGGTGCCGACGCCGTCGTCGTCGGCGACGTGTTCCACGACATCGCCGACGAGGAGGTCGACCTCTATCGACGCCTCGACGCCGAGTCGAGCGTCGGCGCCGAACCGACGACGGCACGGATCGAGGCGTGGCTAGACGACACCATCACCGTCGCGGACACGGCGGCCGCGCAGTATCTCTCGACGACTGCCGTCGACGCGCCGGTCGACCGGGCGCGAACGCTGCTGGCGACGGGCCTCGCGCTCTGTCGGCGCCTCGAAACGGCGCTGGCGTCGGATGCTTCCTCGCCGTCACGCGTGCGCCGGCAGCTCGACACCTCGCTGGATGCCGTCGTGGACTCGCCGCCGGATCGGTCGTTCCTGACGGCGCTCGCGTCGGGGGTTCTGGCCCCCGACACCCCGTCGGCACTCCCCGTGACTCACCTCTCGATCGGGGCGATGGACTGGTCGGCGTGA
- a CDS encoding M14 family metallopeptidase, which produces MQVHTVGEGTPEVAVVGAVHGDEPCGARAIERFLDSDPEVDRPAKLIIANERALDQGVRYVETDLNRALPGDPESDLYEERLAYDLMQEVRDCVSLGIHSTVSYQDAFANVAYLNERKRDIVAHLPVTGVVDFTVVADGRSVELPGFVDIEAGYQGSAEAVDNAYDCLRAFLQTTGVLPGDPPAPDPGFYEVTEPIYKDPGKEYEFLGENFERVDAGEQFATVDGAPLTADEPFWPILMSSDGHDVLLGYRSNYHGPLSSLSLSAVDADADAANADATDDPVAED; this is translated from the coding sequence ATGCAGGTCCACACGGTCGGTGAGGGGACTCCCGAGGTTGCGGTCGTCGGTGCGGTCCACGGGGACGAACCCTGTGGCGCTCGCGCCATCGAGCGCTTTCTCGATTCCGACCCCGAGGTCGACCGCCCGGCGAAGCTGATCATCGCGAACGAACGCGCCCTCGATCAGGGCGTCCGGTACGTCGAGACGGATCTGAACCGCGCGCTCCCCGGCGACCCCGAGAGCGACCTGTACGAGGAACGTCTCGCGTACGACCTCATGCAGGAAGTGCGGGACTGCGTCTCCCTCGGCATCCACTCGACGGTGTCGTATCAGGACGCCTTCGCCAACGTGGCGTATCTGAACGAGCGGAAACGCGACATCGTCGCCCACCTCCCCGTCACCGGCGTCGTCGACTTCACCGTCGTCGCCGACGGGCGATCGGTCGAACTGCCGGGTTTCGTCGACATCGAGGCCGGGTATCAGGGTTCGGCCGAGGCCGTCGACAACGCCTACGACTGCCTCCGTGCCTTCCTCCAGACGACGGGCGTCCTGCCCGGCGACCCGCCGGCACCCGATCCGGGATTCTACGAGGTGACCGAACCCATCTACAAGGACCCCGGCAAGGAGTACGAGTTCCTCGGCGAGAACTTCGAACGCGTCGACGCCGGCGAGCAGTTCGCCACCGTCGACGGCGCTCCCTTGACCGCGGACGAGCCGTTCTGGCCCATCCTCATGTCCAGCGACGGTCACGACGTGTTGCTCGGCTACCGATCCAACTATCACGGGCCCCTCTCGTCGCTCTCGCTGTCGGCCGTCGACGCCGACGCGGACGCCGCCAACGCCGACGCCACCGACGACCCCGTCGCCGAAGACTAG
- a CDS encoding glycosyltransferase, whose protein sequence is MTDGLEVAAFTDTYLPTVNGVTYTIAEWAERWNQSYGLMNVVYPDSDHRPRDHEYPISSAPFPFYPGYRAALPWIPSAVRDADIVHAHSVFSVGAAGWVLARTHDLPFVVSYHTPMAEYAEYVVPTDVGASLFASGLSTYERRVLEAADLVLAPSAETTRELETRLDGEVPVRTLSNGINLREFQPADGTAFRDRYGLDGTLVGYTGRHGFEKRIEDLVRAADRLDRDVTVVLGGDGPATDDLRRLARRRDVDVRFVGFLDREELPAFYTALDVFGFPSPVETEGLVGLEAIACGTPVVGADAGALRSTIDDGTTGYLFEPGNPDAMADRLADALDDRSDLEAGCLAHRETLSIDATLERLADIYRGLR, encoded by the coding sequence GTGACCGACGGACTCGAAGTCGCCGCGTTCACCGATACGTATCTCCCGACGGTCAACGGCGTCACGTACACCATCGCGGAGTGGGCCGAGCGCTGGAATCAGTCGTACGGGCTGATGAACGTCGTGTACCCCGACAGCGACCACCGACCACGCGACCACGAGTATCCGATCTCCAGCGCACCGTTCCCCTTCTATCCGGGCTATCGCGCCGCCCTGCCGTGGATTCCCTCCGCAGTTCGGGACGCCGACATCGTCCACGCCCACAGCGTGTTTTCGGTCGGAGCCGCCGGCTGGGTGCTCGCCCGGACGCACGACCTCCCGTTCGTCGTCTCGTATCACACGCCGATGGCGGAGTACGCCGAGTACGTGGTGCCGACCGACGTGGGGGCGTCGCTGTTCGCCTCCGGCCTCTCGACGTACGAACGTCGCGTGCTCGAGGCGGCGGATCTCGTACTCGCACCGTCCGCCGAGACGACGCGCGAACTCGAAACGCGCCTCGACGGCGAGGTCCCCGTCCGGACGCTCTCCAACGGGATCAATCTTCGAGAGTTCCAGCCGGCAGACGGCACAGCGTTTCGCGACCGATACGGGCTCGACGGGACGCTGGTGGGATACACGGGCCGGCACGGCTTCGAGAAGCGAATCGAGGATCTGGTTCGGGCGGCCGACCGTCTCGACAGGGACGTTACCGTCGTCCTCGGCGGCGACGGTCCTGCGACGGACGACCTTCGACGGCTCGCGCGCCGGCGGGACGTCGACGTTCGCTTCGTCGGGTTTCTGGACCGCGAGGAACTCCCGGCGTTTTACACCGCACTCGACGTGTTCGGTTTCCCCAGCCCGGTCGAGACGGAGGGGCTCGTCGGCCTGGAGGCAATCGCCTGCGGGACGCCCGTGGTCGGTGCGGACGCCGGCGCCCTCCGGTCGACCATCGACGACGGGACGACAGGCTACCTGTTCGAACCGGGGAATCCGGACGCGATGGCCGACCGGCTGGCCGACGCACTCGACGACCGGAGCGACCTCGAAGCCGGCTGTCTGGCCCACCGCGAGACGCTGTCGATCGACGCGACGCTCGAACGGCTAGCTGACATCTATCGGGGGCTGCGGTGA
- a CDS encoding nitrate reductase subunit alpha codes for MSDHNELTDGGIGRRDFVKGLGVASLLGATGLSFADNGMTGLQPVDDPIGNYPYREWEDLYRDEWDWDSISRSTHSVNCTGSCSWNVFVKDGQVWREEQAGDYPTFDDSLPDPNPRGCQKGACYTDYVNADQRVLHPLRRTGERGSGQWERISWDEALTEIADHVIDEVQAGRYDAISGFTPIPAMSPVSFASGSRLVNLLGGVSHSFYDWYSDLPPGQPITWGSQTDNAESADWHNADYIIAWGSNINVTRIPDAKYFLDAGYEGAKRVGIFTDYSQTAIHTDEWLAPNGGTDTALALGMAQTIVDEGLYDEAHLKEQTDMPLLVREDTGKFLRASEVGLAPDADEPEKVFVMVDADGNLRAAPGSLGDRDGQHDASASIQLDFDPQLAVERSVDAEGGTVEVRSVWANLQDELSQYTPEFVHEETGVGENTYQRIAREFAEADAAKIIHGKGVNDWYHNDLGNRAIQLLVTLTGNLGDPGTGVDHYVGQEKIWTFHGWQVLSFPTGSVRGVPTTLWTYFHAGILNNTDPDTAAKIRESIEKGWMPVYPSEREDGFRPDPSTMFVWRGNYFNQAKGNVAVEEQLWPKLDLVVDINFRMDSTALYSDIVLPAASHYEKYDLSETDMHTYVHPFTPAVEPLGEAKTDWAIFRDLAEKIQERARERGVQPVQDRKFDRTIDLTTIYDDFVRDWETGEEGALAEDRAAAEFILEHSEESNPSDSDERITFEDTVEQPQRLLEAGDHWTSEIKDGEAYVPWQNYVHDKEPWPTFTGRQQYYIDHDWFLELGEELPTHKEGPASTGGSYPLSYNTPHGRWSIHSTWRDDPKMLRLQRGEPVVYLNPADAEERGIEDGDTVEVYNDLASIEVQAKIYPSGEPGTLRQFFAWEKFQYPDRDNFNSLVPMYMKPTQLVQYPEDTGEHLHFFPNYWGPTGVNSDVNVDVRPAGGDSE; via the coding sequence ATGAGTGATCACAACGAACTGACGGACGGCGGTATCGGCAGACGCGACTTCGTGAAGGGCCTCGGCGTCGCCTCCCTACTCGGCGCGACGGGGCTCTCCTTCGCGGACAACGGCATGACGGGTCTGCAACCCGTCGACGACCCCATCGGCAACTACCCCTACCGCGAGTGGGAGGACCTCTACCGCGACGAGTGGGACTGGGACTCCATCTCCCGCTCCACGCATAGCGTCAACTGCACCGGGTCGTGTTCGTGGAACGTCTTCGTCAAGGACGGGCAGGTCTGGCGCGAGGAACAGGCAGGGGACTACCCCACCTTCGACGACTCGCTGCCCGACCCCAATCCGCGCGGCTGTCAGAAGGGGGCCTGCTACACCGACTACGTCAACGCCGATCAGCGCGTGCTCCACCCCCTGCGGCGCACCGGCGAACGCGGGTCGGGCCAGTGGGAGCGCATCAGTTGGGACGAGGCGCTGACCGAAATCGCGGACCACGTCATCGACGAGGTGCAGGCGGGGCGCTACGACGCCATCTCCGGGTTCACCCCGATTCCCGCCATGAGCCCTGTCTCCTTCGCCTCGGGCAGTCGACTCGTCAACCTCCTCGGCGGCGTCTCCCACAGCTTCTACGACTGGTACTCCGACCTCCCGCCCGGGCAACCGATCACGTGGGGCAGCCAGACCGACAACGCCGAGTCCGCGGACTGGCACAACGCGGATTACATCATCGCGTGGGGGTCGAACATCAACGTCACGCGCATCCCCGACGCGAAATACTTCCTCGACGCGGGCTACGAGGGGGCGAAGCGCGTCGGCATCTTCACCGACTACTCCCAGACGGCCATTCACACCGACGAGTGGCTGGCACCCAACGGCGGCACGGACACCGCCCTCGCCCTCGGCATGGCCCAGACTATCGTCGACGAGGGCCTGTACGACGAGGCGCACCTCAAAGAGCAGACTGATATGCCGCTCCTCGTCCGCGAGGACACGGGCAAGTTCCTCCGCGCGAGCGAGGTTGGGCTGGCACCGGACGCCGACGAGCCCGAGAAGGTGTTCGTGATGGTCGACGCCGACGGGAACCTGCGCGCCGCCCCCGGCTCCCTCGGTGACCGCGACGGTCAGCACGACGCCTCCGCGAGCATCCAACTCGACTTCGATCCGCAGTTGGCGGTCGAGCGCTCCGTCGACGCCGAGGGCGGCACCGTCGAGGTGCGTTCCGTCTGGGCGAACCTGCAGGACGAACTGTCCCAGTACACGCCCGAGTTCGTCCACGAGGAGACGGGCGTCGGCGAGAACACCTACCAGCGCATCGCTCGCGAGTTCGCCGAGGCCGACGCCGCCAAGATCATCCACGGCAAGGGCGTCAACGACTGGTACCACAACGACCTGGGCAACCGCGCCATCCAACTGCTCGTGACGCTGACCGGGAACCTCGGTGACCCCGGCACCGGCGTCGACCACTACGTCGGTCAGGAGAAAATCTGGACGTTCCACGGCTGGCAGGTCCTCTCCTTCCCCACCGGGAGCGTCCGCGGCGTGCCGACGACGCTGTGGACGTACTTCCACGCCGGCATCCTGAACAACACCGACCCCGACACCGCGGCGAAGATTCGGGAGTCCATCGAGAAGGGCTGGATGCCCGTCTACCCCAGCGAACGCGAGGACGGCTTCCGACCCGACCCCTCGACCATGTTCGTCTGGCGTGGCAACTACTTCAATCAGGCCAAGGGCAACGTCGCCGTCGAGGAACAGCTCTGGCCGAAACTCGACCTCGTGGTCGACATCAACTTCCGGATGGACTCGACGGCGCTGTACTCCGACATCGTCCTCCCGGCGGCCAGCCACTACGAGAAGTACGACCTCTCGGAGACGGACATGCACACGTACGTCCACCCGTTCACGCCCGCGGTAGAGCCGCTGGGCGAGGCGAAGACGGACTGGGCCATCTTCCGCGACCTCGCCGAGAAGATTCAGGAGCGAGCGCGGGAACGTGGGGTCCAGCCGGTCCAAGACCGCAAGTTCGACCGCACCATCGATCTCACGACCATCTACGACGACTTCGTCCGCGACTGGGAGACTGGCGAGGAGGGGGCGCTGGCCGAGGACCGCGCCGCCGCCGAGTTCATCCTCGAACACTCCGAGGAGTCCAACCCGAGCGACAGCGACGAGCGGATCACGTTCGAGGACACGGTGGAGCAACCCCAGCGACTCCTCGAAGCGGGCGACCACTGGACCTCCGAGATAAAGGACGGCGAGGCGTACGTCCCGTGGCAGAACTACGTCCACGACAAGGAGCCGTGGCCCACCTTCACCGGCCGCCAGCAGTACTACATCGACCACGACTGGTTCCTCGAACTCGGAGAGGAACTGCCGACCCACAAGGAAGGCCCGGCGTCGACGGGTGGGTCCTACCCGCTCTCGTACAACACGCCGCACGGCCGGTGGTCGATCCACTCGACGTGGCGTGACGACCCGAAGATGCTCCGTCTCCAGCGGGGCGAACCCGTCGTCTACCTCAACCCGGCGGACGCGGAGGAACGCGGCATCGAGGACGGCGACACCGTCGAGGTGTACAACGACCTCGCGAGCATCGAGGTCCAGGCGAAAATTTACCCGTCGGGCGAACCGGGGACGCTCCGGCAGTTCTTCGCGTGGGAGAAGTTCCAGTACCCCGACCGCGACAACTTCAACTCGCTCGTGCCGATGTACATGAAGCCGACGCAGTTGGTGCAGTATCCCGAGGACACGGGCGAGCATCTCCACTTCTTCCCGAACTACTGGGGGCCGACCGGCGTGAACAGTGACGTGAACGTGGACGTGCGGCCCGCAGGAGGCGATTCCGAATGA
- a CDS encoding RNA 2'-phosphotransferase produces MTDPVRRCPDHGYTDGTCPVCGATGETVLSADRRTRLSKFLSGALRHFPDDVGLSLDDRGWVAWADLVTVATDRYPWADEAAVAGVVATDPKGRFERDSEERRSSGNRPEAGDSDADTDRVRAAYGHSVAVDLEPTDAPVPDELYHGTTPDNVDAIRSEGLKPMSRQQVHLSASVEDAHAVGRRHAADPVVFEVDAAALLGEYRITKRGNETYTVDRVPPSYLTIIED; encoded by the coding sequence GTGACCGACCCCGTTCGACGCTGTCCGGACCACGGCTACACGGATGGCACGTGTCCGGTCTGTGGCGCCACCGGCGAGACGGTACTCTCGGCGGACCGTCGCACCCGCCTCTCCAAATTTCTCAGCGGCGCGCTCCGGCACTTCCCCGACGACGTGGGCCTCTCGCTCGACGACCGGGGCTGGGTGGCGTGGGCCGACCTCGTCACGGTGGCGACGGATCGGTATCCGTGGGCCGACGAGGCGGCGGTCGCGGGCGTCGTCGCTACCGATCCGAAAGGGCGGTTCGAGCGTGATAGCGAGGAACGACGTTCCTCCGGAAACCGGCCGGAGGCCGGTGATAGCGACGCCGACACCGACCGCGTCCGCGCCGCCTACGGCCACTCCGTCGCCGTCGACCTCGAACCTACGGACGCGCCGGTGCCGGACGAGTTGTATCACGGCACCACGCCGGACAACGTCGACGCCATCCGGTCGGAAGGGTTGAAGCCGATGAGCCGCCAGCAGGTGCATCTCTCGGCCTCTGTCGAAGATGCCCACGCCGTCGGGCGGCGACACGCGGCCGACCCCGTCGTGTTCGAAGTCGATGCGGCGGCACTGCTGGGGGAGTATCGAATTACGAAACGCGGCAACGAGACGTACACGGTGGACCGGGTGCCGCCGTCGTACCTGACGATTATCGAGGACTAG
- a CDS encoding cytochrome b, giving the protein MSRSQRLYDWFDSRLDVEQAQGFLGKAFPAEDSFLLGEVALFCFLFLVLSGVFLGFFYEPSISDVEYEGSVAEFQGEEMPEAFVSVLHITYTVPFGMFIRRLHHWAAHLFVASIGLHMLRVFFTGAYRNPREPNWVVGTALAVLAMGAAYTGYALPFDEFAATATSIGYNLTVSVPLVGDFFGEIVFGGQFPTSATIPRLYFLHVLIIPAAIAVGLAVHMAILIRQKHTEAPRDDDVEVGGRTVDRDDDSVIVGLPAVPNQTAVSAVVFFLTAATLSMLAGFLPVHNVAEYGPNDPASTPNLIMPDWFLMWVYGFLKLLPKWFSFSVGSIHVSTEFIGGIVLPGLVFAAVLAWPFIDRTEAIHFTADPLSRPRQTAVGVAAVAFIMIASIAGMNNILAAQVLGTTTDVVNPILTAALLGVPPLFAAITYFLLRDGASEGSDEGATPAAGGGGGADD; this is encoded by the coding sequence ATGAGCCGATCCCAGCGCCTCTACGACTGGTTCGACAGCCGCCTCGACGTGGAGCAGGCACAGGGCTTCCTCGGCAAGGCCTTCCCCGCCGAGGACTCCTTCCTCCTCGGAGAAGTCGCCCTGTTCTGTTTCCTCTTTCTCGTCCTCTCGGGCGTCTTCCTCGGGTTCTTCTACGAACCCTCCATCTCCGACGTGGAGTACGAGGGGAGCGTCGCGGAGTTCCAGGGCGAGGAGATGCCGGAGGCGTTCGTCTCCGTCCTCCACATCACCTACACCGTCCCCTTCGGGATGTTCATCCGCCGCCTCCACCACTGGGCGGCCCACCTCTTCGTCGCCTCCATCGGCTTGCACATGTTACGGGTGTTCTTCACGGGGGCGTACCGCAATCCCCGCGAGCCGAACTGGGTGGTCGGCACCGCGCTGGCCGTGTTGGCGATGGGTGCCGCGTACACCGGCTACGCGCTCCCGTTCGACGAGTTCGCGGCGACGGCGACGAGCATCGGCTACAACCTCACCGTCTCGGTGCCGCTCGTCGGCGACTTCTTCGGCGAAATCGTCTTCGGCGGGCAGTTCCCGACGAGCGCGACCATCCCCCGACTCTACTTCCTGCACGTCCTGATCATCCCCGCCGCTATCGCCGTCGGGCTGGCGGTTCACATGGCGATCCTGATCCGGCAGAAACACACCGAGGCGCCGCGGGACGACGACGTTGAGGTGGGCGGACGGACGGTCGACCGCGACGACGACAGCGTGATCGTCGGCCTCCCGGCCGTGCCGAACCAGACGGCCGTGAGCGCCGTGGTCTTCTTCCTGACCGCGGCGACGCTGTCGATGCTGGCCGGCTTCCTGCCCGTCCACAACGTCGCGGAGTACGGGCCGAACGACCCCGCATCGACGCCCAATCTCATCATGCCCGACTGGTTCCTGATGTGGGTGTACGGCTTCCTGAAGCTCCTGCCGAAGTGGTTCTCCTTCTCGGTGGGATCGATCCACGTCAGCACGGAGTTCATCGGCGGCATCGTCCTCCCCGGACTCGTCTTCGCCGCCGTCCTCGCGTGGCCCTTTATCGACCGGACGGAGGCGATTCACTTCACGGCCGATCCGCTCTCGCGCCCGCGGCAGACCGCCGTCGGCGTCGCCGCCGTCGCGTTCATCATGATCGCCTCCATCGCGGGGATGAACAACATCCTCGCGGCGCAGGTGCTGGGAACGACGACGGACGTGGTAAACCCCATCCTGACCGCAGCGTTGCTGGGCGTGCCGCCGCTGTTCGCCGCGATCACGTATTTCCTGTTACGTGACGGCGCGTCGGAGGGATCGGACGAGGGCGCGACGCCCGCGGCCGGTGGGGGAGGTGGGGCCGATGACTGA
- the sucC gene encoding ADP-forming succinate--CoA ligase subunit beta yields MKLHEYQAKGVFAEAGIPTPDSRLATSVDEAVDAGTDMGYPVAVKAQVHVGGRGKAGGIEIASDEAELREAAERILGMDLKGYHVDRVLVESAVDFTDELYLGVTLDRGEGEPVVMVSSEGGVDIEEVAETNPEAIAREHVDPAFGLHSFQARKAVYEAGVPRDVSRAVSSVLETLYDLWEANDASETEINPLMVTDGGEVVAADAVMNVDDDALFRHPDLAEMEEESYTDELERKAGEYGFDYVRLSGNVGIIGNGAGLVMTTLDLVDYYGGEPANFLDIGGGAKAERVANALDMVFSDPNVDSVVFNIFGGITRGDEVAQGINDALSQFDEIPKPVVVRLAGTNAEEGMEILNTELVQVERTLEDAVQRAVQNAEEVGR; encoded by the coding sequence ATGAAACTCCACGAGTATCAGGCGAAGGGTGTCTTCGCCGAGGCCGGGATTCCGACTCCCGACTCCCGGCTCGCGACGAGCGTCGACGAAGCGGTCGACGCCGGCACCGACATGGGCTACCCCGTCGCGGTCAAGGCGCAGGTCCACGTCGGCGGGCGCGGCAAGGCCGGTGGCATCGAGATCGCGAGCGACGAGGCCGAACTCCGCGAGGCCGCCGAGCGCATTCTGGGTATGGATCTCAAGGGGTACCACGTCGACCGCGTCCTCGTCGAGTCGGCCGTCGACTTCACCGACGAACTCTATCTCGGCGTGACGCTGGACCGCGGCGAGGGCGAACCCGTCGTGATGGTCTCCTCCGAGGGCGGCGTCGACATCGAGGAAGTCGCGGAGACGAACCCCGAGGCTATCGCGCGCGAACACGTCGACCCCGCCTTCGGCCTCCACTCCTTCCAGGCGCGGAAGGCGGTGTACGAGGCAGGCGTCCCCCGCGACGTATCCCGGGCCGTCTCGAGCGTGCTGGAGACGCTGTACGATCTCTGGGAGGCGAACGACGCCAGCGAGACGGAGATCAACCCCCTGATGGTGACCGATGGGGGCGAGGTGGTCGCCGCCGACGCCGTGATGAACGTCGACGACGACGCGCTCTTCCGGCATCCCGATCTGGCGGAGATGGAGGAGGAGTCCTACACGGACGAACTGGAGCGCAAAGCCGGCGAGTACGGCTTCGACTACGTCCGCCTCTCGGGCAACGTCGGCATCATCGGCAACGGCGCGGGTCTCGTGATGACGACGCTCGACCTCGTCGACTACTACGGCGGCGAGCCAGCCAACTTCCTCGACATCGGCGGCGGCGCCAAGGCCGAACGCGTCGCCAACGCTCTCGATATGGTCTTCTCCGACCCGAACGTCGACTCCGTCGTGTTCAACATCTTCGGCGGCATCACCCGTGGCGACGAGGTGGCACAGGGGATCAACGACGCCCTCTCGCAGTTCGACGAGATTCCGAAACCCGTGGTCGTCCGCCTCGCCGGCACCAACGCCGAGGAGGGTATGGAGATCCTGAACACGGAACTGGTGCAGGTCGAACGGACACTCGAAGATGCCGTGCAGCGTGCGGTGCAGAACGCCGAGGAGGTGGGCCGATGA
- a CDS encoding QcrA and Rieske domain-containing protein, translated as MTGEDCEDCPCGGDGGPVQPSIYTDRRARMEVQRRDIAKLLATVGGLTAIASLTAPLAGLTQVFERGYNGPVYSDGVHLVDGEGERISEDRLAEGEQLTVFPEPRPGIEDAPTLLVRFPESAYGGGTNMAYTVSGYAAYSKVCTHAGCMVSDREGSTLVCPCHFGKFDPTAGAAVVGGPPGRPLPQLPITLTSDGFLVATGDFEAAVGPGGGE; from the coding sequence ATGACGGGTGAGGACTGCGAGGACTGTCCCTGCGGGGGCGACGGCGGGCCGGTCCAGCCGAGCATCTACACCGACCGCCGGGCGCGCATGGAAGTTCAGCGCCGGGACATCGCGAAACTCCTCGCGACGGTCGGTGGCCTGACGGCCATCGCGAGCCTCACCGCCCCGCTCGCGGGGCTGACACAGGTATTCGAGCGAGGGTACAACGGGCCCGTCTACTCCGACGGCGTCCACCTCGTCGACGGCGAGGGCGAGCGTATCAGCGAGGACCGCCTCGCCGAGGGCGAGCAACTGACCGTCTTCCCCGAACCCCGGCCGGGCATCGAGGACGCGCCGACCCTGCTCGTGCGCTTCCCCGAGAGCGCGTACGGCGGGGGGACGAACATGGCCTACACCGTCAGCGGGTACGCCGCCTACTCGAAGGTGTGTACGCACGCGGGCTGTATGGTCTCGGACCGCGAGGGATCGACGCTCGTCTGCCCGTGTCACTTCGGGAAGTTCGACCCCACGGCGGGCGCGGCCGTCGTTGGCGGGCCGCCGGGGCGACCCTTGCCCCAGCTCCCGATCACCCTGACCAGCGACGGCTTCCTCGTCGCAACGGGTGACTTCGAGGCCGCCGTCGGGCCGGGAGGTGGCGAGTAG
- the sucD gene encoding succinate--CoA ligase subunit alpha: MSVLVDDDTRVVVQGITGGEGNFHAEQMIEYGTNVVAGAVPGKGGQEVHGVPVYDTVHEAVRREDADASVVFVPPAFAADALFEALDTSLDLVVAITEGIPTQDMAKVNRRLSETDTYLVGPNCPGVITPGEAKLGILPGNIFADGNVGLVSRSGTLTYQVVDNLTQRGIGQTTAIGIGGDPIIGTSFIDALELFEADEETEAVAMCGEIGGEDEEEAAEFIATEMDTPVAAFIAGRTAPPGKRMGHAGAIVSGSGTGTAESKIEALNNAGVPVGDTPEEVADHIEGFL, from the coding sequence ATGAGTGTCCTCGTCGACGACGACACCCGCGTCGTCGTGCAGGGCATCACCGGCGGCGAGGGCAACTTCCACGCCGAGCAGATGATCGAGTACGGGACGAACGTCGTCGCCGGCGCGGTGCCGGGCAAGGGAGGACAGGAGGTCCACGGTGTCCCCGTCTACGACACGGTCCACGAGGCGGTGCGCCGCGAGGACGCGGACGCCTCCGTCGTCTTCGTGCCGCCCGCCTTCGCCGCGGACGCCCTGTTCGAGGCGCTCGACACGTCGCTCGACCTCGTGGTCGCCATCACCGAAGGGATTCCGACACAGGACATGGCGAAGGTGAACCGCCGGCTCTCGGAGACGGACACCTACCTCGTCGGCCCGAACTGCCCCGGCGTCATCACGCCCGGCGAGGCGAAACTCGGCATCCTGCCGGGCAACATCTTCGCGGACGGCAACGTGGGCCTCGTCTCCCGGTCGGGTACCCTCACGTATCAGGTGGTCGACAACCTGACCCAGCGGGGCATTGGGCAGACGACGGCCATCGGCATCGGCGGCGACCCGATCATCGGCACCTCCTTCATCGACGCCCTCGAACTCTTCGAGGCGGACGAGGAGACCGAAGCCGTCGCCATGTGTGGTGAAATCGGCGGCGAGGACGAGGAGGAGGCCGCGGAGTTCATCGCGACCGAGATGGACACGCCGGTCGCCGCGTTCATCGCCGGGCGGACGGCCCCGCCGGGCAAGCGCATGGGCCACGCTGGCGCCATCGTCTCCGGGAGCGGCACCGGGACGGCCGAAAGCAAGATCGAGGCGCTCAACAACGCGGGCGTCCCCGTCGGCGACACCCCCGAGGAAGTCGCGGACCACATCGAAGGCTTCCTCTAG